A single Nocardioides bizhenqiangii DNA region contains:
- a CDS encoding PGPGW domain-containing protein: protein MTGAAKRVALEVLGWVLLVAGIAALVLPGPGLLLMFAGLAVLSQQYEWAERWVEPVRLRALKGAAQSVETWPRIISSTVFSFALIGCGVLWIVRPGAPSWWWFDDGWWLPGGIWTGVTQIVSGLLALVLIVYSYRRFHGKPHAVAALEGEIHEADEEHRQHRQHD from the coding sequence ATGACCGGTGCTGCCAAGCGAGTCGCGCTCGAGGTGCTCGGCTGGGTGCTGCTCGTCGCCGGCATCGCGGCGCTGGTCCTCCCGGGTCCCGGGCTGCTCCTGATGTTCGCCGGTCTCGCGGTGCTGTCGCAGCAGTACGAGTGGGCCGAGCGCTGGGTCGAGCCGGTCCGGCTCCGCGCGCTGAAGGGCGCGGCCCAGAGTGTCGAGACCTGGCCGCGGATCATCTCGTCGACTGTCTTCTCCTTCGCGCTGATCGGCTGCGGAGTGCTGTGGATCGTCCGACCCGGTGCCCCCTCGTGGTGGTGGTTCGACGACGGCTGGTGGCTGCCCGGCGGCATCTGGACCGGGGTGACGCAGATCGTGTCCGGTCTGCTGGCCCTGGTGCTGATCGTCTACTCCTACCGGCGCTTCCACGGCAAGCCGCATGCCGTCGCGGCGCTCGAGGGCGAGATCCACGAGGCCGACGAGGAGCACCGGCAGCACCGACAGCACGACTGA
- a CDS encoding nuclear transport factor 2 family protein: MRFTDTEITDAYAAFHEQVTGFVATGSWDGYADLFTPDAEYVEHAMGTFRGREEIRAWSVRTMTTYPGRVMTGFPLSWQVVDADAARLVCEVRNPMPDPGDGTMLEEPNITIMTYAGDGLFSREEDVYNPLRFHTMAMDWARIAAAHGNADDDALAYLNRFGG; this comes from the coding sequence GTGAGATTCACCGATACCGAGATCACCGACGCCTACGCCGCGTTCCACGAGCAGGTCACGGGCTTCGTCGCCACCGGCAGCTGGGACGGCTACGCCGACCTGTTCACCCCCGACGCGGAGTACGTCGAGCACGCGATGGGCACGTTCCGCGGCCGCGAGGAGATCCGGGCGTGGTCGGTGCGCACGATGACGACGTACCCGGGACGGGTCATGACCGGCTTCCCGCTGAGCTGGCAGGTCGTCGACGCCGACGCCGCACGGCTGGTCTGCGAGGTGCGCAACCCGATGCCCGATCCGGGCGACGGCACCATGCTCGAGGAGCCCAACATCACGATCATGACGTACGCCGGCGACGGGCTGTTCTCCCGCGAGGAGGACGTCTACAACCCGCTGCGCTTCCACACCATGGCGATGGACTGGGCGCGGATCGCAGCCGCACACGGCAATGCGGACGACGACGCCCTGGCGTACCTGAACCGGTTCGGTGGTTGA
- the recC gene encoding exodeoxyribonuclease V subunit gamma yields MTLHLHRAARTDQLADQLGALLASPLADPFAAEVIVVPAKGVERWLSQRLSHRLGTAPDRGDGVCAGVDFRSPRSLFGVVSGRPDDDPWSADALVWPLLHVIDAAVGEPWAATLARHLGHHLEGDAGEVRRGRRFATARRLAGLFASYAGQRPELIAGWAAGLDTDGAGEPIPDDLRWQPELWRRLAAAVEGPDPVRRQADAIERLRADPTTVDLPSRVNLFGHTRLATGDLALLDALAADRAVHLWLPHPSAALWSRLSDLAGVVPRIEDRSHLQVGHPLLATLGRDTRELQRTLATVAYVDELPAAEPGAPETLLGWLQADLRANAPGPAAARQLRPDDRSVQLHACHGPARQVEVLREVLLGLLADDPDLEPRDMLVMCPDIESYAPLLSAAFGLADVVGPEGHPAHRLRVSLADRALDQTNPLLAVVARLLDLAGGRAGVGDVLDLAHAEPVRRRFGLRADDLDLLATWVQQAGVKWGFDATHRAEFGLDDYDDNTWRTGLDRLLTGVALSDDSDIMLGGTLPLDDVGSGDVDLIGRLTELVARLEAVTDRLVGTHSLDHWLQAIEDGVGALTAVRSTDSWQLGQVQRELDGLRSAAGVDVDLRLPDVRAMFSDRLAGRPTRANFRTGVLTVSTLVPMRSVPHRVVCLLGLDDGIFPRVGVTDGDDVLARRPLTGERDPRSEDRQLLLDAVLAATDTLVITYTGANEYTGQGRSPAVPVGELLDALDLTATTGDGRQVSQAITIAHPLQPFDRRNLTAGCLVPDVPFAFDRFALAGARAVERERDEVPPFLAGALAPPDPGDVALDDLVDFFGGPVKGFLKQRLGIALPREDEPVDDRIPITLEPLEEWAVGDRVLGDLMRGHHPDAAVERERRRGVVPPGELGERTLQKVVGRARPLAAAALTHIGSAPRAVDVDVDLGDGRRLRGTVPELYGDLLVRVSYSRLGPKHRLQSWVKLLALVSSDEDRPWRSLTLGRPEGWGRADLDASRLGPLDHRAHAWLRDLVAVRDEGLVAPLPLPLKTSLQYARHRRTQMAPEVALDKVGFLWRKDGKFPGEVADAEHVLVWGERSPLPGASGPGEGAERSRLGALAMRVWDPLLESEVGSW; encoded by the coding sequence ATGACCCTCCACCTCCACCGCGCTGCGCGCACCGACCAGCTCGCCGACCAGCTCGGCGCGCTGTTGGCGTCGCCGCTGGCCGACCCGTTCGCGGCCGAGGTGATCGTGGTGCCGGCGAAGGGGGTCGAGCGCTGGCTGTCCCAGCGGCTCTCGCACCGGCTAGGCACCGCGCCTGATCGCGGCGACGGCGTGTGCGCAGGGGTCGACTTCCGGAGCCCGCGCTCGCTGTTCGGGGTCGTCTCCGGGCGCCCCGACGACGATCCCTGGTCGGCCGATGCGCTGGTCTGGCCGCTTCTCCACGTCATCGATGCTGCCGTCGGCGAGCCGTGGGCGGCGACCCTCGCGCGGCACCTCGGCCACCACCTCGAGGGTGATGCGGGCGAGGTGCGGAGGGGGCGCCGGTTCGCGACCGCGCGCCGGCTGGCGGGCCTGTTCGCGTCGTACGCCGGACAAAGGCCGGAGTTGATCGCCGGCTGGGCTGCCGGTCTCGACACGGACGGCGCGGGCGAGCCGATCCCGGACGACCTGAGGTGGCAGCCCGAGCTCTGGCGTCGGCTCGCGGCAGCCGTCGAAGGACCGGACCCGGTTCGTCGGCAGGCGGACGCGATCGAACGGCTGCGCGCCGATCCCACGACGGTCGACCTGCCGTCGCGCGTCAACCTGTTCGGCCACACCCGGCTGGCCACGGGCGACCTGGCTCTGCTCGACGCGCTGGCCGCCGACCGCGCCGTCCACCTGTGGCTCCCGCACCCGTCGGCCGCGCTGTGGTCACGGCTCTCCGACCTCGCCGGGGTCGTGCCGCGCATCGAGGACCGGTCGCACCTGCAGGTCGGTCACCCGCTGCTCGCGACGCTCGGCCGCGACACCAGGGAGCTGCAGCGGACGCTGGCAACCGTGGCCTACGTCGACGAACTGCCGGCCGCCGAGCCTGGTGCGCCCGAAACCCTGCTCGGCTGGCTCCAGGCCGACCTCCGGGCCAACGCCCCGGGCCCGGCCGCGGCGCGCCAGCTGCGACCGGACGACCGGTCGGTCCAGCTCCACGCGTGCCACGGACCGGCCCGGCAGGTCGAGGTGCTGCGCGAGGTGCTGCTCGGCCTGCTCGCGGACGACCCGGACCTCGAACCCCGCGACATGTTGGTGATGTGCCCCGACATCGAGAGCTACGCCCCGTTGCTGTCGGCGGCGTTCGGCCTCGCCGACGTGGTGGGGCCGGAGGGCCACCCGGCCCACCGGCTGCGGGTGAGCCTCGCCGACCGGGCGCTCGACCAGACCAACCCGCTGCTGGCCGTGGTCGCCCGGCTGCTCGATCTCGCCGGCGGCCGGGCCGGTGTCGGCGACGTGCTCGACCTGGCGCACGCAGAGCCCGTGCGCCGGAGGTTCGGTCTCCGCGCCGACGACCTCGACCTGCTCGCGACCTGGGTCCAGCAGGCCGGAGTGAAGTGGGGCTTCGACGCGACGCACCGGGCGGAGTTCGGCCTCGACGACTACGACGACAACACCTGGCGGACCGGCCTCGACCGGTTGCTCACCGGGGTGGCGCTGTCCGACGACAGCGACATCATGCTCGGCGGGACGCTGCCCCTCGACGACGTCGGCAGCGGTGACGTCGACCTGATCGGGCGGCTGACGGAGCTCGTCGCCCGGCTCGAGGCGGTCACCGACCGGCTGGTCGGCACGCACTCCCTCGACCACTGGCTGCAGGCCATCGAGGACGGCGTCGGTGCGTTGACGGCAGTCCGGTCGACCGACTCCTGGCAACTCGGGCAGGTGCAGCGCGAGCTCGACGGGCTGCGCTCCGCCGCCGGGGTCGACGTGGACCTCCGGCTCCCCGACGTGCGCGCGATGTTCTCCGACCGACTCGCCGGCCGGCCCACCCGCGCCAACTTCCGCACCGGAGTGCTGACGGTCTCGACGCTGGTGCCGATGCGGTCCGTGCCCCACCGGGTGGTCTGCCTGCTCGGCCTCGACGACGGGATCTTCCCGCGCGTCGGCGTGACCGATGGCGACGACGTGCTGGCCCGCCGGCCGTTGACGGGCGAGCGCGACCCGCGAAGCGAGGACCGGCAGCTGTTGCTCGACGCCGTGCTCGCCGCGACCGACACCCTCGTCATCACCTACACCGGCGCCAACGAGTACACCGGCCAGGGCCGGTCGCCGGCCGTGCCCGTCGGAGAGCTGCTCGACGCGCTCGATCTCACCGCCACCACCGGCGATGGGCGGCAGGTCTCCCAAGCGATCACGATCGCCCACCCGTTGCAGCCGTTCGACCGGCGCAACCTCACGGCGGGGTGCCTGGTACCCGACGTGCCCTTCGCATTCGACCGGTTCGCCCTGGCGGGTGCTCGCGCGGTCGAGCGGGAGCGCGACGAGGTGCCGCCGTTCCTCGCGGGCGCGCTGGCGCCTCCCGATCCCGGGGATGTCGCCCTCGACGACCTGGTCGACTTCTTCGGCGGTCCGGTCAAGGGCTTCCTGAAGCAGCGGCTCGGGATCGCGCTGCCTCGCGAGGACGAGCCGGTCGACGACCGGATCCCGATCACGCTCGAGCCGCTGGAGGAGTGGGCGGTGGGCGACCGGGTCCTCGGCGACCTGATGCGTGGCCACCATCCCGACGCCGCCGTCGAGCGGGAGCGTCGCCGCGGCGTCGTACCCCCGGGCGAGCTCGGCGAGCGCACCCTGCAGAAGGTCGTCGGCCGCGCGCGGCCGCTCGCGGCCGCAGCACTCACCCATATCGGCAGCGCACCGAGGGCGGTCGATGTCGACGTCGACCTCGGGGACGGACGCCGGCTCCGCGGGACCGTCCCGGAGCTGTACGGCGACCTGCTGGTGCGGGTCAGCTACTCCCGGCTCGGTCCCAAGCACCGGCTGCAGTCGTGGGTCAAGCTGCTCGCGCTCGTGTCGAGCGACGAGGACCGTCCGTGGCGGAGCCTCACGCTGGGCCGGCCGGAGGGATGGGGACGTGCCGACCTCGACGCGTCGCGGCTCGGCCCGCTCGACCACCGGGCGCACGCGTGGCTGCGAGACCTGGTCGCGGTCCGCGACGAAGGACTCGTTGCGCCGCTACCGCTGCCGCTCAAGACGTCGCTGCAATACGCCCGCCACCGGCGCACGCAGATGGCTCCGGAGGTCGCGCTCGACAAGGTCGGCTTCCTCTGGCGCAAGGACGGGAAGTTCCCCGGCGAGGTCGCCGACGCCGAGCACGTCCTCGTGTGGGGCGAGCGCTCGCCGTTGCCGGGTGCGTCCGGTCCGGGTGAGGGCGCGGAGAGGTCGCGGCTCGGTGCCCTCGCGATGCGGGTCTGGGACCCCCTCCTCGAGAGCGAGGTGGGGAGCTGGTGA